From Uloborus diversus isolate 005 chromosome 8, Udiv.v.3.1, whole genome shotgun sequence, a single genomic window includes:
- the LOC129227785 gene encoding gastrula zinc finger protein XlCGF57.1-like, translating into MNTGEGSLFCKFCSKSFSGSGDLTRHLRTHTGEKPYSCDHCQRTFAQKGTLINHMKTHTGEKPFTCDYCDKKFGRNHHLKNHLRIHTGEKPYACSFCDKTFVKNYSLKVHLKSHREGDLDEGSQNECNGDSSPAENDSCIPESNCSMQNEDKSYVCTYCEKTFAWSAYLERHLRIHTGERPYTCESCQKTFTQKGGLMNHLTTHTGERAFSCHYCQKTFVRKDNLKIHLRTHTGERPFLCHYCNKGFTKNDFLKSHLRIHIGEKPYSCDVCQMTFAQKSNLNRHFKMHIPKKSKFTKSACEEDICVEK; encoded by the coding sequence ATGAACACAGGAGAAGGCTCATTGTTTTGCAAGTTCTGTTCAAAGTCATTCTCTGGGAGCGGAGACTTGACAAGGCATTTAAGAACTCATACTGGGGAGAAGCCTTATTCTTGCGACCACTGCCAAAGGACATTTGCCCAGAAAGGAACCCTAATAAATCACATGAAGACGCACACTGGCGAGAAGCCATTTACTTGTGATTATTGTGACAAGAAATTTGGCCGAAATCACCACTTGAAGAACCACTTGAGGATACATACGGGAGAGAAGCCGTATGCATGTAGTTTCTGTGACAAGACGTTTGTCAAGAACTATAGTTTGAAAGTGCATTTGAAGTCGCACAGGGAAGGGGATCTTGATGAGGGATCACAAAATGAATGCAACGGAGATTCAAGTCCAGCGGAAAATGACTCTTGCATCCCGGAGTCCAACTGTAGTATGCAAAATGAAGATAAGTCGTATGTTTGCACTTATTGCGAAAAGACATTCGCTTGGAGTGCGTATCTGGAACggcatttgaggatacatactGGTGAACGGCCATATACCTGCGAATCCTGCCAAAAGACGTTCACTCAGAAAGGAGGTCTCATGAATCATTTGACCACTCACACGGGAGAGAGGGCATTTTCTTGTCATTATTGTCAAAAGACATTCGTCAGGAAAGATAACTTGAAAATTCACTTGAGGACTCATACCGGAGAAAGACCATTTCTGTGCCATTATTGTAACAAAGGGTTTACGAAAAATGACTTTTTGAAAAGTCATTTGAGGATACATATTGGGGAAAAGCCATACTCTTGCGATGTGTGTCAAATGACATTTGCTCAAAAATCTAATCTTAATCGgcattttaaaatgcatattcCTAAAAAGTCAAAGTTCACGAAGTCTGCATGTGAGGAGGATATTTGTGTAGAAAAATAG